Genomic window (Acidobacteriota bacterium):
ATTCGAATCCTATTTCTCGACCCGGAACGATGAATAAAGATTCGTCGGGTCGAGCACTTCTTCTTCAAACTGCGCGACGACCGCGTAGTTCGGACCTGTCAGGAAGTCGCTGCGAAAAGCGTCGACCGCGCGCGGCGAACCTTCGACAAAGGATTCGACACGGCCGTCCGG
Coding sequences:
- a CDS encoding acylphosphatase; protein product: MRVARKFVIAGMVQGVGYRFFTQRAAARHQVVGYVRNLPDGRVESFVEGSPRAVDAFRSDFLTGPNYAVVAQFEEEVLDPTNLYSSFRVEK